One Microcebus murinus isolate Inina chromosome 22, M.murinus_Inina_mat1.0, whole genome shotgun sequence DNA segment encodes these proteins:
- the SCARF2 gene encoding scavenger receptor class F member 2: MEGAGPRGAGPARRRGARGPPPPLPPLLLLLWLLPGPAAPQELNPRGRNVCRAPGSQVPTCCAGWRQQGDECGIAVCEGNSTCSENEVCVRPGECRCRHGYFGANCDTKCPRQFWGPDCKELCSCHPHGQCEDVTGQCTCHARRWGARCEHACQCQHGACHPRSGSCRCEPGWWGAQCASACYCSATSRCDPQTGACLCHAGWWGRSCNNQCACNSSPCEQQSGRCQCRERTFGARCDRYCQCFRGRCHPLDGTCACEPGYRGKYCREPCPAGFYGLGCRRRCGQCKGQQPCTVAEGRCLTCEPGWNGTKCDQPCATGFYGEGCSHRCPPCRDGHACNHVTGKCTRCNAGWIGDRCEIKCSNGTYGEDCAFVCADCGSGHCDFQSGRCLCSPGVQGPHCNVTCPPGLHGVDCAQACSCHEDSCDPVTGACRLETNQRKGVMGAGALLALLLGLLLSLLGCCCVCRGQDPARRELSLGRKKEPQRLCGRFSRISMKLPRIPLRRQKLPRVVVAHHDLDNTLNCSFLEPPSGLEQPSPSWSSRASFSSFDTTDEGPVYCVPHEEAAAESQDPDAPTVPAEARAPSPAPPTAAASAEDATPLPASSDSERSASSVEGPGGALYARVARREARPARARGEAGGLSLSPSPERRKPPPPDPATKPKVSWIHGKHGAAAAAARAPSPPPPGPEAAPSPSKRKRTPSDASARPEEPGSPRAREQTPRPPGPAEQATALAAPSPPRARARGRGPGLPEPTDAGGAPRSAPEAASLLAAELRGKTRSLGRAEGPREKPAPPQKAKRSVPPASPARAPPAPEAPGRDKAATGSSAPDTPRKKTPIQKPPRKKSREAAGEPGRAGAPTL, translated from the exons ATGGAGGGCGCTGGGCCCCGGGGGGCCGGGCCGGCGCGGCGCCGGGGAGCCcgggggccgccgccgccgctgccgccgctgctgctgctgctctggctgCTGCCCGGCCCCGCGGCGCCCCAGGAGCTGAACCCGCGCGGCCGCAACGTGTGCCGCGCGCCTGG ctCCCAGGTGCCCACGTGCTGCGCCGGCTGGAGGCAGCAAGGGGACGAGTGTGGGATCG CGGTGTGCGAGGGCAACTCCACGTGCTCGGAGAACGAGGTGTGCGTGCGTCCCGGCGAGTGCCGCTGCCGCCACGGCTACTTCGGTGCCAACTGCGACACCA AGTGCCCGCGCCAGTTCTGGGGACCCGACTGCAAGGAGCTGTGTAGCTGCCACCCACACGGGCAATGCGAGGACGTGACGGGCCAGTGTACTTGTCACGCGCGGCGCTGGGGCGCGCGTTGCGAGCACGCGTGCCAGTGCCAGCACGGCGCGTGCCACCCGCGGAGCGGCTCGTGCCGCTGTGAGCCGGGCTGGTGGGGCGCGCAGTGCGCCAGCGCGTGCTACTGCAGCGCCACGTCGCGCTGCGACCCACAGACCGGAGCCTGCTTGTGCCACGCAGGCTGGTGGGGCCGCAGCTGCAACAATCAGTGCGCCTGCAACTCTTCGCCCTGCGAGCAGCAGAGTGGCCGCTGCCAGTGCCGCGAGCGCACGTTCGGCGCACGCTGCGATCGCTACTGCCAGTGCTTCCGCGGCCGCTGCCACCCGCTGGACGGCACGTGCGCCTGCGAGCCGGGCTACCGCGGCAAGTACTGTCGCGAGCCGTGCCCCGCTGGCTTCTATGGCTTGGGCTGTCGCCGCCG GTGCGGCCAGTGTAAGGGCCAGCAGCCGTGCACGGTGGCCGAGGGCCGCTGCCTGACGTGCGAGCCCGGCTGGAACGGAACCAAATGCGACCAGCCGTGCGCCACGGGCTTCTACGGCGAGGGCTGCAGCCACCGCTGCCCGCCGTGCCGCGATGGGCACGCCTGCAACCACGTCACCGGCAAGTGCACGCGCTGCAACGCGGGCTGGATCGGCGACCG GTGCGAGATCAAGTGCAGCAATGGAACCTACGGCGAGGACTGCGCCTTCGTGTGCGCTGACTGTGGCAGCGGCCACTGCGACTTCCAGTCGGGGCGCTGCCTGTGCAGCCCCGGCGTCCAGGGGCCCCA CTGCAACGTGACGTGCCCGCCCGGGCTCCACGGCGTGGACTGCGCCCAGGCCTGCAGCTGCCACGAGGACTCGTGCGACCCGGTCACCGGCGCCTGCCGCCTGG AGACCAACCAGCGCAAGGGCGTGATGGGCGCGGGCGCGCTGCTCGCCCTGCTCCTAGGCCTGCTGCTCTCGCTGCTCGGCTGCTGCTGCGTGTGCCGCGGCCAGGACCCCGCGCGCCG gGAGCTCTCgctggggaggaagaaggaaCCGCAGCGACTGTGCGGGCGTTTCAGTCGCATCAGCATGAAGTTGCCCCGGATCCCGCTCCGCAGGCAGAAACTGCCCAGAGTCGTAG TGGCCCATCACGACCTGGATAACACACTCAACTGTAGCTTCCTGGAGCCACCCTCAGGGCTGGAGCAGCCCTCACCATCCTGGTCCTCCCgggcttccttctcctccttcgaCACCACCGATGAAGGCCCTGTCTACTGTGTACCCCATGAGG AGGCAGCAGCGGAGAGCCAGGACCCGGACGCCCCCACCGTCCCTGCCGAGGCCCGGGCGCCGTCCCCCGCGCCCCCGACCGCAGCAGCGTCCGCCGAGGACGCGACGCCCCTCCCCGCGTCCTCGGACAGCGAGCGGTCGGCGTCCAGCGTGGAGGGGCCCGGCGGGGCTCTGTACGCGCGGGTAGCCCGGCGCGAGGCCCGGCCGGCCCGGGCCCGGGGGGAGGCTGGGGGCCTGTCTCTGTCGCCGTCGCCGGAGCGCAGGAAGCCGCCGCCGCCCGACCCCGCCACCAAGCCCAAAGTGTCCTGGATCCACGGCAAGCacggagccgccgccgccgccgcccgggcgCCCTCGCCACCGCCCCCCGGCCCCGAGGCCGCgcccagccccagcaagagaAAACGGACGCCCAGCGACGCGTCGGCGCGGCCGGAGGAGCCCGGTAGTCCCCGAGCCCGGGAGCAGACGCCGCGCCCCCCCGGGCCGGCCGAGCAGGCGACGGCCCTTGCCGCGCCCTCGCCACCGCGGGCCCGAGCGCGGGGCCGCGGCCCCGGCCTCCCCGAGCCCACGGACGCCGGCGGCGCCCCGCGCAGCGCGCCCGAGGCCGCCTCCCTGCTGGCCGCGGAGCTGCGCGGCAAGACTCGCAGCCTGGGCCGCGCCGAGGGCCCGCGGGAGAAACCGGCGCCGCCGCAGAAGGCCAAGCGCTCGGTGCCGCCCGCCtcgcccgcccgcgcgcccccCGCGCCTGAGGCCCCGGGGCGCGACAAGGCGGCGACCGGCTCGTCCGCGCCGGACACCCCCCGGAAGAAGACCCCCATCCAGAAGCCGCCGCGCAAGAAGAGCCGGGAGGCGGCGGGCGAGCCGGGCCGGGCAGGCGCGCCCACCCTGTAG